In Gemmatimonadaceae bacterium, a single genomic region encodes these proteins:
- a CDS encoding DUF1801 domain-containing protein codes for MRDRVQEVKAERGGQATGQSGSALVLDKIGAMAEPDRALGRKLHDLIMASAPNLTPRLWYGMPSYARDGDVVCFFQPAQRFKTRYATLGFSDKAKLDDGNLWATGFAVRQLTAADEARIAALIKKAVG; via the coding sequence ATGCGCGATCGCGTGCAGGAGGTGAAGGCCGAGCGCGGCGGGCAGGCCACGGGACAGAGCGGCAGCGCCCTGGTGCTCGACAAGATCGGCGCGATGGCCGAGCCTGATCGTGCGTTAGGCCGCAAGCTGCATGATCTCATCATGGCGAGTGCACCGAACCTGACGCCGCGGCTCTGGTACGGGATGCCGTCGTACGCCAGGGACGGCGATGTCGTGTGCTTCTTTCAGCCGGCGCAGCGGTTCAAGACGCGGTATGCGACGCTCGGCTTCAGCGACAAAGCGAAGCTCGACGACGGCAACCTGTGGGCAACCGGATTTGCGGTGCGGCAACTGACGGCGGCGGATGAAGCGCGCATTGCTGCGCT
- a CDS encoding alpha/beta hydrolase — protein MTCVRRIVLAFVVLAAGHAGRTAAQSGWQPSAGHAQIRLWPAGAIPDVRPGIGAEVARVVLDSAGRPRLVGGRPWTYVDSVTQPTMTVYPPTGRNTGAAVVVFPGGGYNILAIDLEGTEACDWLTSRGITCVLLKYRVPCATTGPYRECRTALEDAQRTVGLVRFHAARWHVDPHRIGVLGFSAGGHMVAAISTHFGRRIYRPVDAADVVSCRPDFAIALYPGHLAGAERDAPLNPDIRVTRLTPPTLLVQARNDPVDPVANSIAYHAALAGAGVPVEMHLYPTGGHAFGLRRTRAPITAWPEVAERWLGKIGVIPK, from the coding sequence ATGACCTGCGTTAGACGCATCGTGCTCGCGTTCGTGGTGCTCGCAGCCGGACACGCCGGTCGCACGGCGGCGCAATCCGGTTGGCAGCCGTCGGCGGGCCACGCGCAAATCCGGCTCTGGCCCGCCGGCGCAATTCCCGACGTGCGCCCGGGCATCGGCGCCGAAGTCGCCCGCGTCGTGCTGGATTCAGCTGGTCGTCCGCGGCTCGTCGGCGGCCGGCCCTGGACCTATGTCGACAGCGTCACGCAACCGACGATGACCGTGTATCCGCCCACGGGCCGCAACACCGGCGCCGCAGTCGTCGTTTTCCCCGGCGGCGGGTACAACATTCTGGCCATCGATCTCGAGGGCACTGAAGCCTGTGATTGGCTGACGTCGCGCGGCATCACGTGCGTGCTCCTCAAGTACCGCGTGCCCTGCGCGACGACCGGTCCATATCGCGAGTGCCGGACTGCACTCGAAGATGCCCAACGAACCGTTGGGCTGGTGCGCTTTCACGCCGCGCGCTGGCACGTCGACCCGCACAGGATCGGCGTGCTCGGCTTCTCCGCCGGCGGGCACATGGTCGCGGCCATCAGCACGCACTTCGGCAGGCGCATCTACCGGCCGGTCGACGCGGCCGATGTGGTGAGCTGCCGTCCGGACTTCGCAATCGCGCTGTATCCGGGTCATCTTGCCGGAGCCGAACGAGACGCGCCGTTGAATCCCGACATTCGCGTCACACGGCTCACACCGCCCACATTGCTGGTGCAGGCGAGAAACGACCCGGTCGACCCCGTCGCAAATTCCATCGCCTATCACGCTGCGCTCGCTGGAGCCGGAGTGCCCGTTGAAATGCATCTCTATCCCACCGGCGGCCATGCGTTCGGGCTGCGGCGGACGCGTGCGCCGATCACCGCCTGGCCGGAAGTGGCCGAGCGCTGGTTAGGCAAAATCGGGGTCATTCCGAAGTGA
- a CDS encoding YdeI/OmpD-associated family protein: MEMAYRERWTAEIAAMRRVLAGFGMKEECKWGKPTYTVNGRNIVIMQGFKEYFALGLFQGALLEDRKHVLVQLGRVHAARVMKFTSAKEIAAQAPTIKAYVREAIAVEKAGLRMKPKASSEYPVPEELRERLRKDPRFKRAFEALTPGRQRSYLYHFAAAKQSATRRARIEKALPAIFEGRGFLERR, from the coding sequence ATGGAAATGGCGTATCGAGAGCGGTGGACGGCGGAGATCGCGGCGATGCGGCGCGTGCTCGCTGGTTTTGGAATGAAGGAGGAATGCAAGTGGGGGAAACCCACGTACACGGTGAACGGAAGGAACATCGTGATCATGCAGGGTTTCAAGGAGTATTTTGCGTTAGGCTTGTTTCAAGGCGCCCTCCTCGAGGACCGCAAGCACGTGCTGGTGCAGCTCGGCCGCGTGCACGCCGCCCGCGTGATGAAGTTCACCAGCGCGAAGGAAATCGCGGCGCAAGCGCCGACCATCAAGGCCTACGTGCGCGAGGCCATTGCAGTCGAGAAGGCCGGGCTGCGGATGAAACCGAAAGCGAGCTCGGAGTATCCCGTTCCCGAAGAGCTCCGCGAACGGTTGCGCAAAGATCCACGTTTCAAGCGCGCCTTCGAGGCGCTGACGCCGGGACGGCAGCGGAGTTATCTGTACCACTTTGCGGCGGCCAAGCAGTCCGCGACACGGCGGGCGCGAATCGAAAAAGCCTTGCCCGCGATCTTCGAGGGCAGAGGGTTCCTCGAACGACGCTGA